Within the Leptospira licerasiae serovar Varillal str. VAR 010 genome, the region AGTCGCATTGATCGGCAATAGGCTTGTTTTGGAAATTTTTCCGGATTTCCCTTGGGAGTCCGTTTTTAGATTGGAGTTCTTCTCTTTCTATACGCCGGTCCCGATCTTTTTAATGTTCCATCGTTCCTTATTTCCGGAGGACACATTCTCTTGGGTACCTGCTGTTGCTTGGGTGATAGCGATCGTTTACGATATTACTTTATTATTCCCGATCGGATTTTTCACAAAGATCGTAGGTCCGTTCCAAATCGTAACTGGGATCGGCTTACTATATGTACTGTTTACAGTTTGTTTGGGAGTTTGGAGAAAAAGAGAAGATTCTCTCCTGTTCCTTACAGGATTTTTCGCATTTGGGATCACTGTTGGAATAGACCTACTTTGGGACAAATTAAATCTAAGAGGGATCAATCTTTCTCCTTACGGACTTCTCGTATTTACTCTTTCCCAGTCATTGGTGCTTTCCAGAAGGATAGCAAGAGCATTCAGAAAATCTGAAATACTCAGCGAAAATTTAAGGATCACTAACAGCGCTCTGAATATTTTAAAAGACAATTTAGAAGTCCTCGTTCGGGAAAAAACCTCCGAATTGAATCATTCCCTGGAAAGAATACGTAAAGACTTACTCGTTGCCCAAAGAATTCAGAAGAAACTTTTCCCGGAGAATGTGGAATCTTATAAAGAATTAAAATACGCAGTAAAATATTTGCCAAGAGACGAAGTTGGCGGGGATTTTTACGATATTTTCGAAGTTTCACCAGGTGTGTATCGGATCTTTCTTGCGGATGCCACCGGACATGGAGTCCAAGCTGCGTTAGTCACTATGGTGATCAAGGCGGAATATGAAGGTATCAAATTCGGAGCAAAAGATCCCGGATTCTGCTTGGATCTTCTGGATGATAAGTTCCAGAGAAAATTCTCCTCTTTAGGAACGATATTCTCTTCTATTATCGTGGATATTTATGCCAGAGAGAACAGATTAGTTTACGCGTCTGCAGGACATCCGGATCAGATTTTGGTACATTCTTCTCATCTTATGAATTTGAGAAGGACAGGCGCTATCATAGGTTTGAAAAACAAAAAAAGTTACGAGAACCAAGAAATGGATTTTTCAAACGGAGATAGGATGTTCCTTTTTTCGGACGGAGTATTCGAACAATTCAATTCCAAACGAGAAGCCTGGGGAGAATCCAGATTGAGAAAACGGATCTCCGAACTTTCGCAAGAGCCTATCGAAAATATCCCTGACATTGTGATGAAAGATCTGGACCTGTGGTTAGAATATTCCCAGCCTCAGGATGATATCAGTTTGATCGCAATAGAAAGAGTTTAATTAACTTACGATCCTGAGTTCGTCGATCGTAATCGTTTTTTCCAGAAAGTAAAAACTAAGAGTTGGAGAAAAGTCCGTAGAATGATCTATTCTTCGTCTTCTTCTAACCCAAGATAAAATAGGGCCCATAAAGTATCGAATAAGATCTGCATTAATAGTGCGAACCTTTCTTCCCTATCTTCTACCGTTTTGAAATCTTCGATCAAGAAGGTAACGAAAGGCTCTAAGATCCTTCTTTCTTCCAGATCGGGGATAGAATTCAAACTTTTGATGGAAAAGTTTGGCTCCACAGGTACATTATGATAATTTAATCGACTGTTTAGGACTAAAACGGCTATTTCTAGAAGTTCTGCATCCGACATCGTTTTTACGCCGGCATCGTTCAGTCCGGAAAGTAGGCCCGAAATTGCCTCGTCGGTGATCTCTTCGCTTCTGTCCTCGTCTTCGTCGCTATAGGCTTCTGAAATTGCGATTAGCACCGCAGTGGCTTGATCCCAAAAAGAAGACAATACCTCGTCCAAACGAGCCTCGTCCTCTTCGGTTAATTCCCTTTTGAA harbors:
- a CDS encoding PP2C family protein-serine/threonine phosphatase yields the protein MKRSLLLLSTFLFCFSLEAAPIRDGVLQISPQDLEEHSELIPLNGNWQFLYGEFVSPEKSSAASWDMLSVPHSWQDTKKGDQILPREGAASFRLSIIFPEEDLKKEIGLMMPDFASAYKLYYNGRLIYSSGNPSLEPSSEIPRIKSVYLPLRVERTNTEILIQGSNWINNFGGFWQVPKIGTLEAIYREKLITQSRESFLFGGLLLIGLYHTGLFLFRRKERSAFYFALFTFLVTLRVALIGNRLVLEIFPDFPWESVFRLEFFSFYTPVPIFLMFHRSLFPEDTFSWVPAVAWVIAIVYDITLLFPIGFFTKIVGPFQIVTGIGLLYVLFTVCLGVWRKREDSLLFLTGFFAFGITVGIDLLWDKLNLRGINLSPYGLLVFTLSQSLVLSRRIARAFRKSEILSENLRITNSALNILKDNLEVLVREKTSELNHSLERIRKDLLVAQRIQKKLFPENVESYKELKYAVKYLPRDEVGGDFYDIFEVSPGVYRIFLADATGHGVQAALVTMVIKAEYEGIKFGAKDPGFCLDLLDDKFQRKFSSLGTIFSSIIVDIYARENRLVYASAGHPDQILVHSSHLMNLRRTGAIIGLKNKKSYENQEMDFSNGDRMFLFSDGVFEQFNSKREAWGESRLRKRISELSQEPIENIPDIVMKDLDLWLEYSQPQDDISLIAIERV